A window of the Streptomyces luomodiensis genome harbors these coding sequences:
- a CDS encoding carbohydrate ABC transporter permease gives MTTETLSPRTPGKPPRSTMPREVVRRRRYGRGHAWHPTLGTGLLPRVLTLLALALMTVAWLVPFGWGVDTSFKTEVDASASGVDWIPKAGFTLDAYRTIFGQGKLPVWALNSLVIAVCVTALTVAVSAMAAYAFSRTLFRGRRVLFAVIIASIMVPPQILIVPLFRQMLAMNLVDTYAAVILPQVVAPAMVFILKKFFDGIPRELEEAARIDGAGSFRVFWSVVMPLSRPILAAVAIFVFINTWNNFLWPFISTSDPQLMTLPVGLSTVKDSTGLRNAQESASSILGSLPLLIVFMLFQRQIVKSVATTGLGGQ, from the coding sequence ATGACCACCGAGACTCTCTCACCCCGCACACCCGGCAAGCCGCCCCGTTCGACCATGCCCCGGGAGGTGGTCCGGCGGCGCCGCTACGGCCGCGGCCACGCCTGGCACCCCACACTCGGCACGGGGCTCCTCCCCCGTGTGCTGACACTGCTGGCGCTGGCGCTGATGACGGTGGCGTGGCTGGTGCCGTTCGGCTGGGGAGTGGACACGTCGTTCAAGACGGAGGTCGACGCCAGCGCGTCGGGCGTCGACTGGATTCCCAAGGCGGGCTTCACCCTCGACGCCTACCGGACCATCTTCGGCCAGGGCAAGCTCCCGGTGTGGGCGCTGAACAGCCTCGTGATCGCGGTGTGCGTCACGGCGCTCACCGTGGCCGTCTCGGCGATGGCGGCGTACGCCTTCTCCCGGACGCTCTTCCGTGGCCGCCGTGTGCTCTTCGCCGTCATCATCGCCTCGATCATGGTGCCGCCGCAGATCCTGATCGTGCCGCTGTTCCGGCAGATGCTCGCGATGAACCTCGTCGACACCTACGCGGCGGTGATCCTGCCGCAGGTGGTGGCGCCCGCGATGGTGTTCATCCTGAAGAAGTTCTTCGACGGCATCCCGCGGGAGCTGGAGGAGGCCGCCCGGATCGACGGGGCGGGCAGCTTCCGGGTGTTCTGGAGTGTGGTGATGCCACTGTCCCGGCCCATCCTGGCAGCGGTGGCGATCTTCGTCTTCATCAACACCTGGAACAACTTCCTGTGGCCGTTCATCAGCACCAGCGATCCGCAGCTGATGACGCTGCCGGTGGGGCTGTCGACCGTGAAGGACTCCACCGGGCTGCGGAACGCCCAGGAATCGGCCTCCTCGATCCTCGGCTCCCTCCCGCTGCTGATCGTCTTCATGCTGTTCCAGCGGCAGATCGTGAAGTCGGTGGCCACCACCGGTCTGGGAGGTCAGTGA
- a CDS encoding carbohydrate ABC transporter permease, producing MASVSTPARQVAAGSRRPAATDRSRSSGGTGWLFATPFLVFFTLFLIVPLGIGLWMSFTNSSLTGHGDGTFVGLDNYTEALGDSQVWETLGNTVWFTVLSTVPLVVVALVMALLVYTGMPGQWLWRLAFFASHLLPVAVVYQIWSMLYQPDRGMLNGLLQAVGLDGVTWLTDEKVAMWSIALVTLWWTVGFNFLLYLAALQAIPDHLYEAAALDGAGAWRRLWSITLPQLRRTTGLIAVLQVMASLKVFDQIYLLTKGGPNGSTRPILEYIYDTGFTNYRLGYASAVSYVFFAVIIILSIAQLKIFSRGED from the coding sequence ATGGCTTCCGTCTCCACGCCCGCGCGTCAGGTCGCGGCCGGATCCCGACGGCCCGCTGCCACGGACCGGTCACGGTCCTCGGGCGGTACCGGGTGGCTCTTCGCCACCCCCTTCCTGGTGTTCTTCACGCTCTTCCTCATCGTGCCGCTCGGCATCGGCCTGTGGATGAGCTTCACCAACTCCAGCTTGACCGGCCACGGTGACGGCACCTTCGTCGGCCTGGACAACTACACCGAGGCGCTGGGCGACAGCCAGGTGTGGGAGACCCTCGGCAACACGGTCTGGTTCACCGTGCTGTCCACCGTCCCCCTCGTCGTCGTCGCCCTCGTGATGGCCCTGCTGGTGTACACGGGGATGCCGGGGCAGTGGCTGTGGCGGCTGGCCTTCTTCGCCTCGCACCTGCTGCCGGTCGCGGTGGTCTACCAGATCTGGAGCATGCTGTACCAGCCGGACCGGGGGATGCTCAACGGTCTGCTCCAGGCCGTCGGGCTCGACGGGGTCACCTGGCTGACGGACGAGAAGGTCGCGATGTGGTCCATCGCGCTGGTGACCCTGTGGTGGACGGTGGGGTTCAACTTCCTGCTGTACCTGGCCGCGCTCCAGGCGATCCCCGACCACCTCTACGAGGCGGCAGCGCTCGACGGCGCCGGTGCGTGGCGCCGGCTGTGGTCGATCACCCTGCCCCAGCTGCGCCGGACCACCGGGCTGATCGCGGTGTTGCAGGTGATGGCGTCGCTGAAGGTGTTCGACCAGATCTATCTGCTCACCAAGGGCGGTCCCAACGGCTCCACCCGGCCGATCCTGGAGTACATCTACGACACCGGCTTCACCAACTACCGGCTCGGCTACGCCTCGGCCGTGTCGTACGTGTTCTTCGCAGTGATCATCATCCTCTCGATCGCCCAGTTGAAGATCTTCTCGCGCGGGGAGGACTGA